Sequence from the Syngnathus acus chromosome 13, fSynAcu1.2, whole genome shotgun sequence genome:
CTGTTACAGTTTGCAATAGCggcaacacatttttttttaatctatatGGTTTGACAAAGGAAGTCGTTCCCCTCACTTCAATGTAGTTCATACGTTGGCGCCAAAGCATTGCTTTTACAGCAGATATGGCAGGAATCACTGGACTCACAAGATTCGCATGTTTGTTGTCTAATGTGGTGGTGTTCTCTTGAAGGCTGAAGGTTTGTGTGCGTTGGATCTGCTGAGTGCGTCCGGGCTCGTGAACCACTTCGGTCACTCTCAGTCGGTGGAGAAAATTGAGATCAGCCCCATCCTTTTGCAGAAAGGCAACAGCAAGCTGGCTTTATATGGTCTTGGTACGTGTGTCGTTCCCAACTTATGTTAAAGTCTTGATGCGTTGTGTTAATGTATGCGTGGTGCGTTTTTGTAGGCTCCATCCCAGATGAGCGTCTGTACAGGATGTTTGTAAATAATCAGGTGACAATGTTGCGTCCCAAAGAAGACCAGGACGAGTGGTTTAACCTGTTTGCTATTCACCAGAACAGGTATGGAACGACTTCATTTGCTACACTTTGACAATTACCACTCTAATAAATTGTTGCCCATCATTTTATGCCTATGTGTCCAGGAGTAAGCACGGCCCCACAAACTACATCCCTGAACAGTTCCTGGATGAATTCCTCGACTTGGTGGTGTGGGGTCACGAGCACGAGTGTCTGATCGCGCCGAGCAGAAACGAACAGCAGCTCTTCTACGTAACGCAGCCCGGCAGCTCCGTAGCCACCTCGCTGTCTCCTGGCGAGGCGACCAAGAAGTAACAAAATCATACTTTCATGCAAGCTATTGTCAAAGGCTGTAGCGGCCATATCACTCTTCTTATGTGTAGACACATAGGCTTGCTGAGGGTCAAAGGGCGTAAAATGAACCTGCAGAAGATCCCGCTGAAGACGGTGCGCCAGTTCTTAATCCAAGATGTGGTGCTCTCAGATTACCAGGATGTGTTCACGTCGGATACGCCCAATGTCATAAAGAAGGTGGAGAGCCTTTGCCACGCCAAGGTAGCGACGATTCACAGCCCCATAATGTGCCGAGATCATAAATTCTTTATGTGCTacaaataatgttttgttaTCTGCGCCTGCATTGCAGGTCAACGAGTTGCTCGAAGAAGCCGAGAGGGAGCGACTGGGATGCCCGCTCACCCCCGAGAAACCGCTCATCCGCCTCAGGGTTAGCTCAAGCCGCTCCCAAAAAACTGGCATCCACTCCTCTCTCATATATGAACCTTCTCCTCAGGTGGACTACACCGGCGGATTTGAGACCTTCAACACGTCCCGCTTCAGTCAGAAATACGTGGACCGCGTGGCTAACCCCAAAGACCTCATTCACTTTCTGCGATGTAGAGTGAAAAAGGAGGAAGTCAAAGGTTAAATTGGATACTGTACACAGCAGCAGCGGGGTCCGCCATTTCATTAAATGCCCTGCATGTGTTCTCCTTAGATGAATTCAATGTCGACTACAGCAAGGTACTAAAAACGACTGCGGTTGAGGGGCTGAGAGTGGAGGACCTGGTGAAGCAGTACTTTGAAGCTACTGAGAAGGTgcaatacaaacacacaaaataaaatggagtaAAATCAGCACAACTTTTTTCTGCATCATCttctttttgaatgttttccaTGTTACCCCACAGAAGGTGCAACTGTCCCTCCTGTCTGAACACGGCATGGGCAAAGCCATTCAGGAGTTTGTAGACAAAGACGAGAAAGACGCCATCGAGGAGCTGATCACCTACCAGCTGGAGAAGACGCAGCGCCACCTCCAGGGCCGGAGTGTGATCTCAGAGCAAGAGATCGACACCGAGGTCAGCGCTCGGCATTTCAACGAAAAGTGTGTTCGGTGGCAGTAAACCAGCTCATAAGTGTGTTACTGTGTGCTTCAGATCAAGCAACTCAAAGAGTCCAAAAAGTCCACAGcggaggaagaaaatgaaatcaaagagGTTTGTAAGCTGATCAATGGcggccttgagatgtttacaTCCATTGCACTCTCCCGTCACTTTTAGGCGATTAACAGAGCCAAAGCTCACCGCTTGGAGCGTGGAGAGACCTcactggacatcaacatgtcAGACCCGCTTAGCGACGTGGATTCCGACCAGGATGTCGCACctgccagaggaagaggacgaGGGGCCAGAGGGCGGGGACGAGGGAGAGGTGAGTCCTCAGCTGATGATGCACAGGTTTACTCTAACATTTATTTCCGTTTTTCACAATATGGTGAAGCCATGGCTCTTGGGAAAGTAGTAATTGATCTTAAGGAAGATAAAATCAACAGGCAGAGAATTTAGGAAACAGTATCTTTTTAAATCTAGCTTTATTTGAGTTTGTTGAGTCATACTCCTCCTAGACATTAGGGGACGCTTGTCTTATGCACACCAGCCCTGTTATTTTCTTGAGGTTTCTAAAATATTTGTCTCTATTTGAATAAGATGCTCTGTATTCAAAATGTTGAATAGTTTGAAGtagtctgccttttttttttcataaactTTACAAAGCTACATAATAAAAAGGACTTGTCACAAAGAAGAAAGCAACAATAGAAGATTACAAAAAGTTGTATCGaatatttttgatttgaaatcaTCTGTCACCCAGCAGGTGCTAAAGCCTCTGAGCCAAAATCCTCCACACGAGGAGCTTCCAAGAAAACCTCGATGACGAGCCAGAGCAGAAGCATCATGCAAGGTGGGCGAGATTGTGTGTTAGCGTTACATAGCATTCAAGTTTGACCTCCACTTTGTCCTTTTGTTCAACATTTCAAGCACCGTCCCAAAGACCTTCTCGGAACACATCGACCGCATCTTATGCAGAAAATGATGTAAGGCAGACACTCCAGTCATAGTTCACatcttggttttttttttgttttttttaatatcatcTCTCCTTTTCCACTTTTTCAGCTAACCATTGATGACTCAGATGACGAGGTACCTGTAATGAAAGCTCGGCCGTCCTCCaggtatttttgtttttcttgacaaATCAGTTtatcagttttctttttttatctgcaCCATGCTTTGCCCTCGCCTCCTATTCCAAACATGCCATTTTAAACGGTTGGTTCAAATCAGCGTCTCTTCTTAATCACCTCAGAACCACGccgtcatcatcgtcgtcatcgttCATGCGTCAGGGCTCTCAGAGTCAAAGTCAGACGTCCAAAGGAGTGACTTTTGATGACAGTGACGATGAGGTAAACCAGTGCTACGTTTCGTCTTCTACACATTTCATAACCAGATAACCTttgcttttgttattttcccaCGCTCAGCtgtttatcttttgttttttttccccttaatCCAGGATGATCCCTTTAAAGGCCCTGCCCAGCGTGCAAGGAGATAATTCTAGCTGCTTCCCacatgctgtaaaaaaaaaaaaaaggtcttgtTCTTAATGTTGTTTGGCTACACACTTAAGTTTAAATGCTGTTATGGATCTACGTATGTTGCTTTAAGAGCCTCTAAGCTGCATGTCAAGGTTTTTCTACCGCTCCAAACAGTAGGATCATTAAGAGTTCTTAATTACATCCGTTTTAATGAATAGATAAAGCCGgatattaaaaatgttgcatACAACCTTTGAtttgtaggttttttttttcttccaaaagtCAAAACAGTGGGAGTTAAATTGATCCCCGCAGAGGAAAATGTTCCAGATAAGACTGAAAATTGCAATACACAGTTAAAGATGTTTTCAGGTTTCTACTTGCAGTGTGAAATCTGACCCGCAATGATTGTTTGGCTCCTTTATTGTTCATAGTTTATATAAGAGAACTGCCCTGTTGTCATCGGGTCAGGGTGTGCCAAAGAGAACCAAATAGAACAAAAAATATCCAATTTCGTCTGTTAAGTTATCACTAAAATCTTGATTGTGTAAAGCAGCTCAAagcattacttttttttccgacatgacatatttaaaacataaaatatatatatattaaaaaaagtaacCGGTAAGTTATGTACTGAATGAAGTGTTTGGTGAGTGCATTACAATTTTGGCAAGTCTTTATTACTCacatatttacaaaaacatacaaatagTAAGATGGGCACAGCAAAATTATCTCTTATGACATCAGTTTTTCATTCGATATTTTACTGCTTATCACATAGCCAGTCTTATTTAATCACCAACTACTTCTACgactatatttattttattttgtattcctACAAGTGTTACCATGACTAAACCTTCAACGTGCACAGATATGAAGAAGTGGTTGGGAACAGATTCGGAATATAAAAACCGAGTGAGTTCATGCTTCAGTGAACTTAATTTCAATCTACTTGAATTATTTACCTGGGTGATGTCAAGTAATTCCCATTTTAGACTTAAAGTGCTTGGTTGAATTATTCTACTATATGCTAAAATGACGCAACTGAAGCATTGCCATCAATGATTTCAACCAGTGCATTAATAAAAGACATTAACCTGAATTGTTCCCTATGTGAGACTTGATATCATATCATAGCTAGTGTATGATGTCATCATAGCACATACACAATAAATTGCAAGTCATTAAAGTAAGATAAGGGACATTCCAGGATTGGAGGACACTTGTGTAAGTTTCcctgagggaagaaaaaaaaacctaactAGTAAAAAATGATTCCTAAATAATTCTCTATTGTCATTGCCTTTTGATGACCAACTTGCATGTCAAAtttaacaaatacaaatgttgtgaatattatttttgggTATGATTTAGGGAACAGTTTTTGTCAGTCTCTAATTGTTGTAACGTTTTGTTTTagaacaaatatatttaagaTTATAGTAATCACCCtgaaattattaaaatagacacaataaaaacacttgTAGCCTTctagaagaacaaaaaaaaattattaagtactctcttcattttgcttgtttttggacaatataatatatatggtttgttacctgttttatttttaattgacaaaaaaaaaagtcatggtagttttttttttttccaagttctGTTCTTAAATTGTCCACCAATTCTAGAATGGCTCATTAGAATATTCAGTAGGCCTACGTCGAATGCTTGGATGAAATCTAtgcagacatttatctaacaTAGTTTGTGCAGTTAAGATAATGTCTGCTTGGGATATCCCGTGCAATCCGGTGAATCACACATTCACAACCTGAAATAAGCATCAATGTACGTGCTCCTCATTCCGCATTCATTTGTCTCTCGCCACTTGGAAACCAAATCTTCACTTGCGGTTTTGTCTTGCAGTACCTTGTCGAGTTTAACGTCATCATGGGTTTTTCTGTAAGGTAAAAGAATAATCACCAAATTTGTATATTCAGCTTTTCCAGCAACTATATCACTTTGTGATGAACTGTCTGCTTTACCTCCATGACGCTGTGAATCCAATTGAGCATCTCCTCCACATTGCTGTAGACCCCAGGACGCCTCTCCCTGGCACAGCCGACGCCCCAGCTCACCACCCCGATCAGGTACCATTTAGATGAGGTTAAATGCACCAATGGCCCTCCGCTGTCTCCCTGATGTGATGCAGCGCTCACATTTGAACTCattccgtaaaaaaaaaaaatctggtttTCATGCTGTGGTTACCTGACATGCGTCCACTCTCCCCTCCAGAAAGCCAGCACAGATCATCCTATCGGTGATGGCACTTCCGTACACGATGGGGCTGGCACACTTGCTCCTTGCAATGAGAGGGATGCTGGCTTTCTGCAGGACCGGAGAGATGTTCCCTGAAGGCAACGTGAGAGGATGGATTATTATGAGCAATGAGGAACACACGGcttgtttatattttgtcaTGAGAATTACCATTTTCCTCCAGGTAGCCCCAACCGGTTACCACCATGGAGGCCGAGGGAGAAAGGTCGAGGGCTTTTGGAGGAAGACAAACTGGTACGCGGCTCACTGGAAAATGTAAGCTGAAAATTACTTTACACTAATGAAATTGACTAAAATTAATTTCTTTCTGTATTTGGTCAATATTTGATCTGacagacacttcattaggtacacctaaacAATTTAATTGTACCCAACTGCTCTAGCATACatgtgccactagagggcagccATATGAGTAGTTCTAACGATTTCTTACCTCCCACATTGATTGGACTAGCAAGCCTCATGAGCGCTAGATCATAATCATTACGAGCTGGGTCATAATTTCCATTCAGGATGATCCTGTCAACAGAAGAACCTCCCAGAGTCCCCATGTAGGTCTTCCCCGACACCACTTTCCAGCGACTCAGCTCCTTTTTACTGCTGCAGGGCccacaatgaaaacaaaaggtgcTGGTGTGACTATGACGACATTGCCAAATGGTCACATGACAGCCAAAGTACTTACCCGGCGAAGCAATGAGCTGCGGTGATCACCCAACGTGTCGACACAAGGGAGCCTCCGCATGTGTGCTGGCCGCCCTGCTGCAGGCTCACCTGCCATGGTGAGTCCTCTATGACAGCATCCGTACCCCCAACGATACGATTCTGAGGGTCCACCTCGCCGCagtctgacaaaaaaaagagacatatCAACATGACGTGAAATGGACTCATAGTCATATATTATTCCAATCATTCTCCCAATCATTTTTCAGTCAGTAAAATGAAATACCTACAGCGTCATAGTGAGGTGTGCAATGCCCAATCAAATTGTGAACTCTGAACAATCTAATTATGACATTAATTGTGCTCTGTCAGGCCAAACCTGGTTGAACTAGTTTCTTTTCATCAGAACCTTTTGGAGATTCTAATGACGCACAAGATGTGCTCATTCGTGTGTTTGCTAaaggctttgcagtcaataGTGGTGTGTATGCTTTGTTGGAGTCAAACCAGTTACACTTTGGAGTCAGCTTGCCCTGCtgtttcaaaaaaaatctagaagTCATTTCTGTGACTGCTTTTCTAAAAATAGTACCAACCTGAACAGGATAAAGAAAGCACCGCTTGGGATCTGCATGCACTCCTACAGGAGGGATAAAAATGATATCATTCAACCATACAATAAGTCACATTGACCAAAACTGCTTACATCAATCGATCATTGAAGACCATAGACGTCAAGAACGGAACAAAAACTgcaaacagtttttttgtgctgAGAATAGAAACTTGTTTGCGTGACAGATCGTGAGGGGGGAAATCCTGAGCGTTAAACGCTAGAAGAGAGAACaacgacaaaaataaaactagaaAATATGGTTCTGGGGCATACCAGGGTAGTATCGGTTCCTGTTTTGGTTTCATGACAGTTTCTAAAGCACTTCGTATTTCAGAAGCACCTTACAGTCTTGGTTGGCATTTTTGCACCCGGTTTTCAGATGCTACTAAACTTTTTATCTTATCAAGGAATTTCAGACAACTTTACACAAACTCTAAGACAGTCGCTAATGGTTTGGAAGAACAAATATTCCGTTGTACCGATGCCTTTTTCATGAAATGTCGATTCACTCACTGGTCAGCTGTCGCTTGGTGAACAGGCGTGTTTCCTGTCCCCGATCTGAGTGCAGTAAACGGTCCAGATTGCAGGTCTGATGGTAACGTGTTGACCGGGACATTGGTGCTGCGAGGTTTACTGCCAACAGAGGAAGGATCCTGGCTTAGAAATCTGCTATGAGGTCAattttaaaggggaagtcaacctaaaacaattttttttactcaaaggTGTTGTATGTGCTCACAGTAGTCTAAACAGTATTTTGATTAATAtagtgtttgtggaatatgtgTCACCCATCTcagaggcggccattttgctactagctgtcgactgaaaatgacatcacagttgccaggtctcaggttacaaccaatcacggctcatcagttatctgaagctgagccgtgattggttgtgaccttggcaactgtgatgtcattttcagtcgacaacaagtgacaaaatggccgcctcctATGAtgcacaaaaatgattttgctgcttaattcatattccgcaaacaaaacattaatcatAACAAAGAAAATTAGGGGGGGTGACTTCTCCTTTAATCATTCTGACAATGCTCCTGATACTGACTAGGTGTATCCCAGTTGCGTGCAGGTCATCCGCGAGTATTTCTCGGTCCAGCCTTCGCTACACACGCTTCTCCACCCTGCGCTGGGATTGTACACCTGCAGGATGTTCTGACGGGTCATGAGGCGCACTGCAACAAAGGACAAtcagaactttttttcccctcaaagtTGTGGTGACGGACAAGCAACGATGAAAGTGGTTCCTTGGCTCTACCTGGAAATGTTGTGTTGACCTTGAGGCTtgacaaacatgtttgttCATCTTCTCCTCCCGTGCAGTCGTCCGTTCCATCGCACGCTTTATCCAAGGGGATGAACTTAAACGACTTTGTGCAGAAGAAGTACTTGCTGTCGATCAGCTGCTTGACTGAAAAGAAGGAGATTTGTATAGACAGAAAAGGTCAGGccaatgttttgaaatccTTCAAGCGTTGGAGACTGTGACTCACTAAAGTATCCCGCAGTGACCAGGATCCCCAGCAACACCACAACTGCTGCGATAGTCAACAACACCTTCTTCGTCTTCGACACCTTCTCTTTCTGAGTCTTTGGAGCCGTCATGGGCCTTCTGTGGCGACCTGGCCGTGGAGCCACTGCAAGCGAGGTAAGAGATAAACAACAAAGTTGAAGCAAATATTCCTGTACGTATTTCCACGTCAGTGAATTAATCACCTTACCTATGTGCTTTGGGTTCAACGGTGTTGTGCTTTCCTCAGCCGACGGAGTGTTCTGACAAAGGAACGACAAATGAGTATGGGCACAAAAttctgtgtgtgggtgtgttaCGAGTGTAATCAGTCTTTTGCTATTATTTATGCTCGGATGACTTCAACAGTTGTGTTTTCAAGTGGAAGGAAATTTAGACATACCgattgagtttttttattaGGTGTTCTTGTTCGACCTGGATTCattatgttttgatttgtggGGGCGGTTGAATTTTGTGACACTCCAATCCCTCCCACAGCCATCAAAAATCTTTCATTGCCAGAAGAGAACACTCAGAGATCTTCAGTACATTATTACATCCACGTGCCACAGGGTTCAGGCCGGTTCCGTAACGTCGCACATTTGCGACTCCAAAAGCGCAGGAGGTTGAGGGTCTATTTTGAAATTGTGAAACTTCTTTTCAAAAAGTAACCGGTATCGCTGGGACGGAACAGAAGAACCCTCTGGCAAGATATTATATGTCCCAGTTGCATAATTGCTAACAGTTACTGTTGAGATCAGTCTACAGGTGGGATGGCAGCGTTGAGTAGTGGTTGGAACGactcatatttttaaaatgatctgaGCAAACGTCCATAGAGCATCCCCAAATAGATTTACTTCATAGTATTCACTTACCTTTTTAAATTAACCCATTCAATGCCAGTCCTGTGAAAATTTATCTTTGACATCTATAgatgtcaatggcagtgaaagaGTTAACTCGTTGAAAAGGTATTCTATGTatgtctacaaaaaaaaaatcactcgcAGTGTAACGAAAACCATTTTGAATCGGAAAATCTGTTTTGATTCAACACAACCGAATCAAATCGTCAAGATACTTGTTGAATCGTCTTTTAATGAAGATGTGGCCGATGAGTTGTCGATTTGAGTTGTCGATTCCTTCAAATTTAATTAGCTTGGATCGTTTGGTCTTTGGAGCGCTTTTACACACTTACATGTTAATAAACATGACTATCGCTACAGCAGAACCATATTGAATGGAATCGTATTCCCTCTGAATCGAACCGAATCAAATCAGGGACTATTCTTGAATCATGAACCTTGCCTCGAGATACGTATTGAATCGACTTTAATTGGAGAGCTCCATACCTTCTGATAATCACCATGTGCTTagtaaaaacagaaaagtgcCGTATGCAAATTTCAACTGACAAATACAAATCCGTTTAGTAGCATTAAGAAGGCACCAACATAACTCATGACTAACAAGTTAGTAGCAGGGAGATGGTATTTTTGTGAACCAGTATTTGCAGTTTTCACCACCGGCTAGAAACTTGCTGAGAGCGCAAAACCCATCAGCACTTATGTGGTTTGCTCTTTGTGAACAAACCGGTtaataaagacacattttttgtcaacaaaTTTCAACATCTTGCTCGATACTCACCCACATGATGCAGTTCTCAGTCGCTCCTAAACCCTAAACCTTGTTCTTTGAACCTCCAGATTCTCACAGTCCACCGAAAATGTTGCGTTCTCTCCCTAACCTCAACTCCAAATACCTGACTTGATTTTTGTGTCCCCGCTCTGTGTGGACCTCCCTCACTCAGTACTGTAACAGAATCCCACTGGAAGGGCATCTGACTCGGGCCTCTCTGCGACCTCGGGCTTGCATAAAGTTCTTTGTGGCTTTCAAAGCGCAGCCGATTCAGAAAGCAAAAGACCTGTGACCGAAGACCTGCTggcaaactaaacaaaaactaTTCCAGGTAACCTGACACCTGAAACCGCTTCTCTCTATCCTCTACCTgtgcgccttttttttttacttaagtCCCTCCCATGCATCCACCCACTTCAAATCTTTCTTCCTCTCCCGGCACATCGGacaaaggtttgtctttttcaaactgTAATCGGACATACGCCCACGTAAATGTTTCTCACTAATTAGCATAATtgatctcccccccccccaccctttgCCACCCCATATGAATCCAGGAATGCACACACGAATGCACGGATAACACTCTCGCTTACATCACATATAAAATGTCCCACTTTAggtgtgttttctttcctgtATTGTTTTGACTGTCAAATCAGCTGATATCGACTGCATGACTCACAATGCTTGCCACGAATCAAACTTGATTGGACATGCAAGAGAACCACTGTCGTAAACAGAGCTGTCTTGTGCTTTTTTACCGGAATTCAAGTCACTGAACTTTAGCACCTTACCAACTTTATGGATCCATATTTTGTGGGCGTGCTTTGAATTATTTATCTGATCAACAGAATGTGGTTAAAAGAAAGCAATAAAACTGcctacaataaaaacatgacgtGGATGTGTTTAGTGAGTCAAGCTTGTTAAACTCTAGTGACCTTGTGGAGGGTAGGTAGAGATgttacatttgaatttttattttaaatagacCTTAACAAAAGCAGATATAAATATCGTTTATAAGGATCATTTATTGCAGCTGAATAATCTAGCagtgcataaaaataaatataaatatatatatatatgtatatgtatgtatgtatatatatatatagaatagaatagatctttattgtcattgtcacacatgtacaacacatcatatgtatgtatatgtatatatatatatatagaatagaatagatctttattgtcattgtcacatgtacaacacatatgtatgtgtatatatatatgtgtatatatatatatatgtgtgtatatgtgtatatgtgtgtatatgtgtatatatatatatatgtgtgtatatatatatatatatatgtgtgtgtatatatatatatatatatatatatatgtgtgtatatatatgtgtgtatatatatatatatgtgtgtgtatatatatatatatatatgtgtgtatatatatatatatatatgtgtgtatatatatatatatatgtgtgtgtatatatatatatatatatgtgtgtatatatatatatatatatatatatatatatatatatatatataatgtgttttgcaatctaaaaacacaaaaaaattaaaaacacagcCCCTGACTCAAACAGCCCTTTGCCACGAAAATACTCAATattcaactgttttttttcctttaatcATGATAATTTCCTGGAAATTATGGGATATATGCAAAAGAAGAGTATCTGCTTTCGCAACTTTACCTGTTATCTGTTGTGGCTTGTCCAATCGCCATCCAAAGCTTAAATCTGTGAGCAAAAATATTCCCAGTTTCTTATGTCTCCTTAGGTGCTTTGAACGCAGATACacacctcacacacacacacatgcataaaaCACTCTTAACCGCAAAAACCACTTGACCAACATCTCCGTGCTCAGACATGTGTAATTGATAGCCACAAGAGGAAGTGTAGCTTAGTTTGAAAACAGAACTGgttaatgattaaaaactcATTTCACCTTACCTGCCATCCAAAGAATGCACCGTTCCCACCCTTAATTCGCTATTGCAGTGTCACCTAAATTTACTTTAAGTTCAACAATGAAATTGTAACAAGTTGTCTTTAGACAGTCCACTGGTACAGTGCAGAGAAAGGGGAAAGAACGAGAAGAGCcataaatacacaaattaaaaaaaaagattaattaattaaaataaaaaatgttaaataaatcaatcaattgaaataaacaagtttaaataaataaatacattttcaattcaACCAAGTGGGCAGCAACAACACTGTTCTCATTGGTGTGTCAAATTTAGCATACATTTATATTCACTTATAGAGACTTTAATAATGTCATGGAACTTGATGTAAGGggttaatctttttttttttttcttcctcacaGCGGCAACATGAAAGCTGTTTTGTAATGATGTTATCAGCTTCGCCCTCGCCTGCATTTGACGGAATCTGCTATCAACTGACGAATGGGAAATATACTGCTGCATGTGCTCATCATGCAACCTCCACACATACTCTGACATCATCTTTCAGGTCCCCGTATTACGGCTTCAAATGTGTCATTCTGTCCTGGAAACGTACTACAACCTGAGTCAAACCCCTCGATCGTGCAAAGATTATTTGTGTGCGTACAAGCCTAAATCAAAagctaaaataataatgatgattgATGTGATGACGGTGAGTGACTACAAATGAAGGCGACACTGATGACAAGActtcattttgaattgttCTACTGCGTTGTTCACTGAattgtgaaatgaatgaaaacaaatacgtgacttgtgtaaaaaaaaaaaaaaaaaaaaaaaaaaaaacatccaccaATCGCGACATCAATTCACTTCCCACATTATCTTATGTAACGAAAAAGACGTCAACAACAAGGCAGGCAAACCGGTTTCCAAAAATGCCTGGAATGGGGAAAACCAACACGCACACTTAAGATGTAGGTAGAAAGCACAGAAGGCAATATTGCCTGTGAATATTCACTGTTGCTCTTTAAAAATTGATCTATCGCTTATTGGAGCGATACTTTTGCTAAAGTCAAGCGAAGAGGGACGACAGCCAAGGGCTCACAAGGTCATCGGCTATGGGCAATCAAGgtaagatgattttttttttttttgggctgcgTGACGACATTGTGTGACTCTTTGTCGCAGTTCTTAGATGTTCAACAGGTTTTACAGTAATTTTGGATTATTGTTATACAGAATAGTGAATTTTGAACAGTGGATGATGAATGATGACACTAATTTGGTCTTACAATACAAATGCTCACTTTTTATTGACTGTCAGAGAGGTAACATTTTGTGTGTCTCCGTGTGTGTTGTCTCAGGTAGTAGGGTAAACTCCACAGCGGTGGGGGTGGCTGTGGGTTTTTGCA
This genomic interval carries:
- the tmprss4a gene encoding transmembrane protease serine 4a isoform X1, encoding MWNTPSAEESTTPLNPKHIVAPRPGRHRRPMTAPKTQKEKVSKTKKVLLTIAAVVVLLGILVTAGYFIKQLIDSKYFFCTKSFKFIPLDKACDGTDDCTGGEDEQTCLSSLKVNTTFPVRLMTRQNILQVYNPSAGWRSVCSEGWTEKYSRMTCTQLGYTYKPRSTNVPVNTLPSDLQSGPFTALRSGTGNTPVHQATADQSACRSQAVLSLSCSDCGEVDPQNRIVGGTDAVIEDSPWQVSLQQGGQHTCGGSLVSTRWVITAAHCFAGSKKELSRWKVVSGKTYMGTLGGSSVDRIILNGNYDPARNDYDLALMRLASPINVGVSRVPVCLPPKALDLSPSASMVVTGWGYLEENGNISPVLQKASIPLIARSKCASPIVYGSAITDRMICAGFLEGRVDACQGDSGGPLVHLTSSKWYLIGVVSWGVGCARERRPGVYSNVEEMLNWIHSVMEKNP
- the tmprss4a gene encoding transmembrane protease serine 4a isoform X2, whose translation is MTAPKTQKEKVSKTKKVLLTIAAVVVLLGILVTAGYFIKQLIDSKYFFCTKSFKFIPLDKACDGTDDCTGGEDEQTCLSSLKVNTTFPVRLMTRQNILQVYNPSAGWRSVCSEGWTEKYSRMTCTQLGYTYKPRSTNVPVNTLPSDLQSGPFTALRSGTGNTPVHQATADQSACRSQAVLSLSCSDCGEVDPQNRIVGGTDAVIEDSPWQVSLQQGGQHTCGGSLVSTRWVITAAHCFAGSKKELSRWKVVSGKTYMGTLGGSSVDRIILNGNYDPARNDYDLALMRLASPINVGVSRVPVCLPPKALDLSPSASMVVTGWGYLEENGNISPVLQKASIPLIARSKCASPIVYGSAITDRMICAGFLEGRVDACQGDSGGPLVHLTSSKWYLIGVVSWGVGCARERRPGVYSNVEEMLNWIHSVMEKNP